The following coding sequences are from one Aliarcobacter skirrowii CCUG 10374 window:
- a CDS encoding tetratricopeptide repeat protein, whose translation MKKLIIFIIILFSISLNAVVTDEEVEYMEEYWHTENPKEQIKSLNFKTKNFDITTEIIKYNYVPLWQDENAEILPYRIPENNQLKGYLHFNGTKKHFFNDNYSYAEYQAFEQIVCDKKDYINLIFVQIELDSEIRFKEMVFTPYIFKIIKKLNNEYNLIDVSENNKKILNYSNNSISLNLSYKAKYRYPYYNKEKIINRLVETGFCKKDEIVEGKIVVLEEVKVVSLEELMNKIKDKDIKIDTYYLVNSFVKYPLTNKTVQIYNDIAYYLQEVDGNEEAIFLLEKIIEKYPNRIVAYLNIADAYIGINNKEKAKENYKKYINLMKQDNKEEKIPKRVLEFLEN comes from the coding sequence ATGAAGAAATTAATAATATTTATAATAATACTTTTTAGCATAAGTTTAAATGCAGTTGTAACAGATGAAGAAGTTGAATATATGGAAGAATATTGGCATACAGAAAATCCTAAAGAACAAATAAAATCTTTAAATTTTAAAACTAAGAATTTTGATATTACAACGGAAATTATAAAATATAACTATGTTCCTTTGTGGCAAGATGAAAATGCAGAAATTCTTCCATATAGAATTCCAGAAAATAATCAATTAAAAGGTTATTTACATTTTAATGGGACAAAAAAACATTTTTTTAATGATAATTATAGCTATGCAGAGTATCAAGCATTTGAACAGATAGTTTGTGATAAAAAGGATTATATAAATTTAATTTTTGTACAAATAGAATTAGACTCTGAAATTAGATTTAAAGAAATGGTGTTTACCCCATATATTTTTAAAATTATAAAAAAATTAAATAATGAGTATAATTTAATAGATGTAAGTGAGAATAATAAAAAAATATTAAATTACTCAAATAATTCAATAAGTTTAAACTTATCTTATAAAGCTAAGTATAGATACCCATATTATAATAAAGAGAAAATAATCAATAGATTAGTAGAAACAGGTTTTTGTAAAAAAGATGAAATTGTTGAAGGAAAAATTGTAGTTTTAGAAGAAGTAAAAGTAGTATCTTTGGAAGAATTAATGAATAAAATTAAAGATAAAGATATAAAAATCGATACTTACTATTTAGTAAACTCTTTTGTAAAATATCCATTGACAAATAAAACAGTTCAAATATATAACGATATAGCTTATTATCTACAAGAAGTAGATGGGAATGAAGAAGCAATATTTTTATTAGAAAAGATTATAGAAAAGTACCCAAATAGAATAGTTGCATATTTAAATATTGCAGATGCTTATATTGGAATAAATAATAAAGAAAAAGCAAAAGAGAATTATAAAAAATATATTAATCTAATGAAACAAGATAATAAAGAAGAAAAAATACCAAAAAGAGTTTTAGAGTTTTTAGAGAACTAA
- the tssI gene encoding type VI secretion system Vgr family protein, producing the protein MSIGEVIKAGKAIGNRNKRVQELRGRVELVNYRSNILLNNGYSIYRLEGLSGVNKIYEYEVIFISEDKLDITAIVDTDIKIILEDITNRTNKTIYGKVFSIKEESIVSKKSLYKVKVVHPLYYLGLTNSYEIFHNLSSVDIIQSIISRYSSLLSLSCVNNIDKSEYSQDNGIKEYTTQYNQSDLEFIKMLCEEEGYSLVIDSQEPNFKVVICDLNEYSNRMSISNRVVGTYNNKIEFKATHFIEDYYDKNNPNLEFKIRSGEVVNPKENTSSKQLRDGIVKEKLRDKLNLLNESYYEDLNRYSKLDSEIEYSLSNTIEAFSNDLIIDDSKLINLYDDKVNKSQEIIVLEVRSKAYFPNALDEYVDIESSTQKFEMQYSVELKAIPKDIIYRPQRTIKKPKIYGIQTAIVTSQDINNESLKEKANSIDVDEEGRVRVLFFFERNKIASCYLRVSNMSSGDNYGTMFIPRVNSEVIVSFVNGDPDCPIIIGTLHNGENKLAYSLPNNKTKSYIRTYTTPQYSDSIGYNELMFEDYQGREEINIRAQRDLNTEVLNNENKRVDKDQRVIIRGDKEESINKNSKLNVKDNYEINVQKDLIENVINNKHINVLENLDINVNKTENIVINENINYHVQNNLVRTIQGYVHRYVEQDKKERFLQNLYEEVSKSFGINIKNYHLKSNESKQESNEINLEGYEEVVLRCGSNALIINQNGIEFKTSKYESNSSNGGVKTKEIVEKNSLRNMRFK; encoded by the coding sequence ATGAGTATAGGGGAAGTTATAAAAGCTGGGAAAGCTATAGGAAATAGGAATAAGCGGGTACAGGAGCTAAGAGGTAGAGTAGAGCTAGTAAATTATAGAAGTAATATATTATTAAATAATGGATATTCAATATATAGACTAGAAGGGCTTAGTGGAGTTAATAAGATTTATGAATATGAAGTAATATTTATAAGTGAAGATAAGTTAGATATAACAGCTATAGTAGATACAGATATAAAGATAATACTTGAAGATATAACAAATAGGACAAATAAGACTATTTATGGGAAAGTATTTAGTATAAAAGAAGAGAGTATAGTATCAAAGAAGAGTCTATATAAAGTAAAAGTAGTACATCCACTATACTATTTGGGATTAACAAATAGTTATGAGATATTTCATAATCTAAGTTCAGTAGATATTATACAAAGTATCATATCAAGATACTCTTCATTGCTAAGCTTATCTTGTGTAAATAATATAGATAAGAGTGAATATAGTCAAGATAATGGAATAAAAGAGTATACAACTCAATATAATCAAAGTGATTTAGAATTTATTAAAATGCTTTGTGAAGAAGAGGGATATAGCCTAGTAATAGATTCACAAGAGCCAAACTTTAAAGTAGTTATTTGTGATTTAAATGAGTACTCAAATAGAATGAGTATATCTAATAGAGTTGTAGGTACATATAATAATAAAATAGAGTTTAAAGCGACACACTTTATAGAAGATTACTATGATAAAAATAATCCAAACTTAGAGTTTAAAATAAGAAGTGGAGAAGTAGTAAATCCTAAAGAGAATACAAGTAGTAAACAACTAAGAGATGGAATAGTAAAAGAGAAATTAAGAGATAAACTGAATTTATTAAATGAGAGTTACTATGAAGACTTAAATAGATATAGTAAACTAGATTCAGAGATAGAGTATTCATTGTCAAATACAATAGAAGCTTTTTCAAATGATTTAATAATAGATGATAGTAAATTAATAAACTTATATGATGATAAAGTAAATAAAAGCCAAGAGATAATAGTACTAGAAGTAAGATCTAAAGCATATTTTCCAAATGCATTAGATGAATATGTAGATATAGAATCAAGTACACAGAAATTTGAGATGCAATATAGCGTAGAACTAAAAGCAATTCCAAAAGATATAATATATAGACCCCAAAGAACAATAAAAAAGCCAAAGATATATGGAATACAAACAGCAATAGTAACAAGCCAAGATATAAATAATGAAAGCTTAAAAGAGAAAGCAAATAGTATAGATGTAGATGAAGAAGGGAGAGTAAGAGTACTTTTTTTCTTTGAAAGAAATAAAATAGCATCATGCTACTTAAGAGTGTCAAATATGTCAAGTGGAGATAACTATGGGACAATGTTTATACCAAGAGTAAATAGTGAAGTAATAGTAAGCTTTGTAAATGGGGATCCAGATTGCCCAATAATAATAGGGACTTTGCATAATGGAGAGAATAAACTAGCATATTCCTTGCCAAATAATAAAACAAAGAGCTATATAAGGACATATACAACACCACAATATAGTGATAGTATAGGTTATAATGAACTAATGTTTGAAGATTACCAAGGAAGAGAAGAGATAAATATAAGAGCTCAAAGAGATTTAAATACAGAAGTATTGAATAATGAGAATAAAAGAGTAGATAAAGATCAAAGAGTAATAATAAGAGGAGATAAAGAAGAGAGTATAAATAAGAACTCAAAACTAAATGTAAAAGATAATTATGAGATAAATGTACAAAAAGATTTAATAGAGAATGTAATAAATAATAAACATATAAATGTTTTAGAGAATCTTGATATTAATGTAAATAAAACAGAAAATATAGTAATAAATGAAAATATAAACTATCATGTACAAAATAATTTAGTAAGAACAATACAAGGATATGTACATAGATATGTAGAACAAGATAAGAAAGAGAGGTTTTTACAAAACTTGTATGAAGAAGTAAGTAAAAGCTTTGGAATAAATATAAAAAACTATCATTTAAAATCAAATGAGAGTAAACAAGAATCAAATGAGATAAACTTAGAAGGATATGAAGAAGTAGTATTAAGATGCGGAAGTAATGCCTTGATAATAAACCAAAATGGAATAGAGTTTAAGACAAGTAAATATGAGAGTAATAGTTCTAATGGTGGAGTTAAGACAAAGGAAATAGTAGAGAAAAATTCTCTTAGAAATATGAGGTTTAAATAA
- a CDS encoding exonuclease SbcCD subunit D C-terminal domain-containing protein translates to MKILHTSDWHLGQNFMGKSRVDEHEAFLFWLLKIIKEKHVEVLVISGDIFDTGTPPNYALELYYNFLKELSNIKTLITTIITAGNHDSVSTLKAPKQLLEVLNVHVITTGDEDENVIIPINKNDDLISIVCAVPFLRDSVIRESLSGITISEKEKLANSGIKAYYENCYKKALELKQEKSKKDKNIPIIAMGHLTTVGSRSSQSERDIYIGGTIDIGGDYLASMFDYVALGHLHINQIVGKNEHVRYSGSPIPLSFSESKNIKKVNLVSFTQNNINIEELEIPLFRKLIVIKGNFEIIKNELTKIEDKNSWIEVHIKDDNAMYANNEIRQLASKLELTLLAVKIDKSEKQLKANELKVISLDELSVEQVFEKRLELEDLEDKELEKELLLNFKEVVSKVQSL, encoded by the coding sequence ATGAAGATTTTACACACATCAGATTGGCATCTTGGTCAAAATTTTATGGGAAAAAGTAGGGTAGATGAGCATGAAGCTTTTCTTTTTTGGCTTTTAAAAATTATAAAAGAAAAACATGTTGAAGTTTTAGTTATATCAGGAGATATTTTTGATACTGGAACACCTCCAAATTATGCTTTAGAGCTTTATTATAATTTTTTAAAAGAACTATCAAATATTAAAACACTTATTACTACTATTATAACTGCTGGAAATCATGATTCAGTATCAACATTAAAAGCACCAAAGCAACTTTTAGAAGTTTTAAATGTTCATGTTATTACAACTGGTGATGAAGATGAAAATGTAATTATTCCTATAAATAAAAATGATGATTTAATATCTATTGTTTGTGCTGTTCCATTTTTAAGAGATAGTGTTATTAGAGAATCTTTAAGTGGAATAACAATAAGTGAAAAAGAAAAATTAGCAAATAGTGGTATTAAAGCTTATTATGAAAATTGCTACAAAAAAGCACTTGAATTAAAACAAGAAAAAAGTAAAAAAGATAAAAATATCCCAATAATTGCAATGGGACACTTAACAACTGTTGGAAGTAGAAGTTCTCAAAGTGAAAGAGATATTTATATTGGTGGAACTATTGATATTGGCGGAGATTATTTAGCTTCTATGTTTGATTATGTTGCTTTAGGGCATCTTCATATAAATCAAATAGTTGGAAAAAATGAACATGTTAGATATTCAGGTTCTCCAATACCACTTAGTTTTTCAGAATCAAAAAATATTAAAAAAGTAAATCTTGTATCTTTTACTCAAAATAATATAAATATAGAAGAGTTAGAAATTCCACTTTTTAGAAAACTAATTGTTATCAAAGGAAATTTTGAAATTATAAAAAATGAACTTACTAAAATAGAAGATAAAAACTCTTGGATAGAAGTTCATATAAAAGATGATAATGCAATGTATGCAAATAATGAAATCAGACAACTTGCTTCAAAACTTGAACTAACACTTCTTGCTGTAAAAATAGATAAAAGTGAAAAGCAATTAAAAGCCAATGAATTAAAAGTTATAAGTTTAGATGAACTATCAGTTGAACAGGTATTTGAAAAAAGATTAGAACTTGAAGATTTAGAAGATAAAGAGCTTGAAAAAGAACTACTTTTAAACTTTAAAGAAGTAGTTTCTAAGGTGCAAAGCCTATGA
- a CDS encoding glycoside hydrolase family 19 protein, with protein MIKKNIYECVTLDVTAMFDDGQPLKGSIAFVTKEYDIKLPEDKNKKEYILFKKEFTVEVKDDIAEYKFVIKKIIDDNNIKQEDIAYVKGWIDVDGEGEYDIEYDLEVFLEIELITKDMLVAMGCTNIEKEEELLEALNKYCKQYEINTPIRIAHFLSQTAHESGGFKKFEEDDTYRESIAIQNSCYKKYRESPEGKDIVLEPMIKDGKQVDFKCKQPEYFNCKYYKEDLGNSPEDGHKYRGRGLIQITGRTNYQGFTDEYNKKNQNDKQNFMDNPDLVSTNIDYSVASACYWWNNLSARGGSVNKYADKGATKIDVYNVSWCVNARQKQKKPFMPEYSEEANGLEDRWNKFEKIAKYLGLIK; from the coding sequence ATGATAAAGAAAAATATATATGAATGTGTAACATTGGATGTAACTGCTATGTTTGATGATGGTCAACCGCTAAAGGGAAGTATAGCATTTGTAACAAAAGAATATGATATAAAACTTCCAGAAGATAAGAATAAAAAAGAGTATATTTTATTTAAAAAAGAGTTTACAGTAGAAGTAAAAGATGATATAGCAGAATATAAATTTGTAATAAAAAAAATAATAGATGATAATAATATAAAACAAGAAGATATAGCATATGTAAAGGGTTGGATTGATGTTGATGGAGAAGGTGAATATGATATAGAGTATGATTTAGAAGTGTTTTTAGAGATAGAATTAATCACAAAAGATATGCTAGTTGCTATGGGGTGTACAAATATAGAAAAAGAAGAAGAACTTCTTGAAGCATTAAATAAATATTGTAAACAGTATGAGATAAATACTCCAATAAGGATTGCACATTTTTTAAGTCAAACTGCACATGAGAGTGGTGGATTTAAAAAATTTGAAGAAGATGATACATATCGTGAAAGTATAGCTATACAAAATAGTTGTTATAAGAAATATAGGGAAAGTCCTGAAGGTAAAGATATAGTTTTAGAACCAATGATAAAAGATGGGAAACAAGTTGATTTTAAATGTAAACAACCAGAATATTTTAATTGTAAATACTATAAAGAAGATTTAGGAAATAGTCCAGAAGATGGTCATAAATATAGAGGAAGAGGATTAATTCAAATAACGGGAAGGACAAACTATCAAGGATTTACAGATGAATATAATAAGAAAAACCAAAATGATAAACAAAACTTTATGGACAATCCTGATTTAGTTTCTACGAATATAGATTATTCAGTAGCTTCAGCTTGTTATTGGTGGAATAACTTATCTGCAAGAGGTGGAAGTGTGAATAAATATGCAGATAAAGGAGCAACTAAAATAGATGTTTATAATGTTAGTTGGTGTGTTAATGCTAGACAAAAGCAAAAGAAACCATTTATGCCAGAATATAGTGAAGAAGCAAATGGATTAGAAGATAGATGGAATAAGTTTGAAAAAATAGCAAAATATTTAGGATTAATAAAATGA
- a CDS encoding methyltransferase domain-containing protein, whose translation MSSIDYNEIQKNYNNIDEIWTEEDSWHFYTFIKIKKFIKNEIKKLNLGSNFTLLNAGSAGNDYEINCEKHIHVDLIEKNIIDKPHYIIGSIEKLPLKNNELDFILCVGSVINYTDALCTIQEFSRILNTGGYLILEFENSYSFEYFLTDNFKKKANIVNTFYKNKEEKIWIYSHKFIKELLELNNFKIIKSKKFHILSPLIYRFYKNEKVASKFSIFDSFLSHIPFLKNYSSNIILLCQKV comes from the coding sequence ATGTCATCTATTGATTACAATGAAATTCAAAAAAATTATAATAATATTGATGAAATCTGGACAGAAGAAGATTCTTGGCATTTTTATACTTTTATAAAAATTAAAAAATTTATAAAAAATGAAATCAAGAAACTTAATTTAGGGAGTAATTTTACATTGTTAAATGCTGGCTCTGCTGGTAATGATTATGAAATTAACTGTGAAAAACATATTCATGTAGATTTAATAGAAAAAAATATAATTGATAAACCACATTATATAATCGGGTCAATAGAAAAACTTCCTTTAAAAAACAATGAATTGGATTTTATTTTATGTGTAGGTAGTGTAATAAATTATACTGATGCATTATGTACAATTCAAGAGTTTAGCAGAATTTTGAATACTGGAGGATATTTAATCTTAGAATTTGAAAATAGTTATAGTTTTGAATATTTTTTAACCGATAATTTTAAAAAGAAAGCTAATATTGTAAATACATTCTATAAAAATAAAGAAGAAAAAATTTGGATTTATTCACATAAATTTATTAAAGAACTATTAGAATTAAATAATTTTAAAATTATAAAATCAAAAAAATTTCATATATTATCTCCACTAATTTATAGATTCTATAAAAATGAAAAAGTTGCCAGTAAATTTTCTATATTTGATAGTTTTTTATCACATATTCCTTTTCTAAAAAACTATTCATCAAATATTATTTTACTTTGCCAAAAAGTTTAA
- a CDS encoding protein kinase domain-containing protein, which produces MLNTLINKRYFIKEKISSGGFCDIYKASDIYEEYFQTKREVVLKIPNDKLLNKEDINEFLFMEYKILRQLSHDNIIKVFDFGIDTNLNVPYIVLEYLYGTLLKDINKNNLTKKDIKKISENLKKTLKYIHKKKIVHADISTSNIMVLKNNIKIFDFGVSLDKKDTLKLDYKANYYINNKYSSENILSGKEPTFDCDKYSLKLVIKELNRYCTRG; this is translated from the coding sequence ATGTTAAATACTCTAATAAATAAAAGATATTTTATAAAAGAAAAAATCTCTAGTGGAGGTTTTTGTGATATTTATAAGGCAAGTGATATTTATGAAGAGTATTTTCAAACTAAAAGAGAAGTTGTTTTGAAAATACCAAATGATAAGTTATTAAATAAAGAAGATATAAATGAATTTTTATTTATGGAATACAAAATACTCAGGCAACTCTCACATGATAATATTATAAAAGTTTTTGATTTTGGTATAGATACAAATTTAAATGTTCCATATATAGTACTAGAGTACTTATATGGAACACTTCTTAAAGATATTAATAAAAATAATTTAACTAAAAAAGATATCAAAAAAATATCAGAAAATCTTAAAAAAACTTTAAAATATATACATAAAAAAAAGATAGTTCATGCTGATATATCTACAAGTAATATTATGGTATTAAAAAATAACATAAAGATATTTGATTTTGGAGTGTCTTTAGATAAAAAAGATACTCTAAAGTTGGATTATAAAGCTAATTATTATATAAACAATAAATATTCATCAGAAAATATATTATCTGGTAAAGAACCAACTTTTGATTGTGATAAATATTCTTTAAAGTTAGTAATAAAAGAATTAAATAGATATTGTACAAGGGGATAA
- a CDS encoding tyrosine-type recombinase/integrase — protein sequence MNIDKLLQDFLFHCKFEKNLNQKTIVAYTIDIEQFKKFKNLKYMSINDINKDILKEYIEYLYNLELKPKSIKRKLATLKAFFSHLEFEEIITISPFRKIRVSIKEQKLLPKTIEIQNIRKLFKYIYKIKSNSNEIEKYSYKALIRDIAILELLFATGLRVSEISNIKHHDFNLSTGNIKVLGKGGKERTIQICEQEVKTALKEYLSLFKDEILKKEWFFINRLGNKFTEYSIANMIKKYQIKANIQQHLTPHMFRHSFATMLLEEGVDIRYIQGMLGHASISTTQIYTQINMKQQRKILSTKHPRRNFQFQS from the coding sequence ATGAACATAGACAAGTTATTACAAGATTTTTTATTTCATTGTAAATTTGAAAAGAATCTAAACCAAAAAACTATTGTAGCTTATACAATAGATATAGAGCAATTCAAAAAATTTAAGAATTTAAAATATATGAGTATTAATGATATTAACAAAGACATACTAAAGGAGTATATTGAATATTTATATAACTTAGAATTAAAACCAAAGTCAATTAAACGAAAATTAGCAACATTAAAAGCTTTTTTTTCTCATCTTGAGTTTGAAGAAATTATTACAATAAGTCCATTTAGAAAGATAAGAGTTTCAATAAAAGAACAGAAATTACTACCAAAAACAATTGAAATTCAAAATATTAGAAAACTTTTTAAATATATTTATAAAATAAAATCCAATTCTAATGAAATAGAAAAATATTCATATAAAGCACTTATTAGAGATATTGCTATTTTAGAATTATTATTTGCAACAGGGCTTAGAGTATCAGAGATTAGTAATATTAAACATCATGATTTTAATTTAAGTACTGGAAATATAAAAGTTTTAGGCAAAGGTGGGAAAGAAAGAACTATCCAAATATGTGAGCAGGAAGTAAAAACAGCTTTAAAAGAGTATTTGTCTCTATTCAAAGATGAAATACTTAAAAAAGAGTGGTTTTTTATTAATCGATTAGGTAATAAATTTACAGAATATTCTATTGCAAATATGATTAAAAAATATCAAATAAAAGCAAATATACAACAACATTTAACTCCACATATGTTTCGTCATAGTTTTGCAACTATGCTTCTTGAAGAAGGAGTTGATATTAGATATATACAAGGAATGCTAGGACATGCATCTATTTCAACAACTCAAATTTATACTCAAATAAATATGAAACAACAAAGAAAAATTTTATCAACAAAACATCCAAGAAGAAACTTTCAGTTCCAATCTTAA
- a CDS encoding GNAT family N-acetyltransferase: MKTISSPSYIIRLFEDSKSEDFIQALDIYINEMPSELRTSSNEIIYWIDNYNNLFEDKILIFGFYENDKIIGFSQCLYFKKESFITIDYFVIASSHRGNHSFQMIIALLKEFLKEYKFEYNFIVTEVESKNKSLLQLLKMNGFGEIQSKYFQPSLGINNHDSLIEAKILYFPAYEDRVIKKETYKMIVETIYNNHYVRWYKEFLSEKDLKSYMIIIEQLKVKIFDSLHSEININGGIKPMNNYSEFNVGKEIKNTTTILGIIFIFALITLLLGKAFDMSLLQTISFVIINTSMFFLVYSLVSKKGIEQFKLILKLFGKVK; the protein is encoded by the coding sequence TTGAAAACAATTTCATCACCAAGTTATATTATAAGATTATTTGAAGATAGCAAATCAGAAGACTTTATACAGGCTCTAGATATTTATATAAATGAAATGCCATCAGAATTAAGGACTTCATCCAATGAAATAATTTATTGGATTGATAATTATAATAACCTATTTGAGGATAAAATTTTAATTTTTGGATTTTATGAGAATGACAAAATCATAGGTTTTTCACAATGTTTATATTTTAAAAAAGAGTCTTTTATTACAATTGACTATTTCGTAATTGCATCTAGTCATAGAGGAAATCATTCTTTTCAAATGATAATTGCCCTTTTAAAAGAATTTCTTAAAGAATATAAATTTGAATATAATTTTATTGTTACTGAGGTAGAATCAAAAAATAAATCACTATTACAACTCTTGAAGATGAATGGCTTTGGAGAAATTCAATCTAAATATTTTCAACCTTCTTTAGGTATTAATAATCATGATAGTTTAATTGAAGCAAAAATATTATATTTTCCTGCATATGAGGATAGAGTAATAAAAAAAGAAACTTATAAAATGATTGTGGAAACTATTTATAATAATCATTATGTAAGGTGGTACAAAGAATTTCTATCAGAAAAAGATTTAAAATCTTATATGATTATTATAGAACAATTAAAAGTTAAAATATTTGATAGTTTGCATAGTGAAATTAATATAAATGGTGGAATTAAGCCAATGAATAATTATAGTGAATTTAATGTTGGCAAGGAAATAAAAAATACAACTACAATTTTGGGGATTATTTTTATCTTTGCATTAATAACTTTACTATTAGGAAAAGCATTTGATATGTCTTTATTGCAAACAATAAGCTTTGTTATAATTAATACATCAATGTTTTTTTTAGTTTATTCTCTTGTTTCAAAAAAGGGTATTGAACAATTTAAATTAATACTTAAACTTTTTGGCAAAGTAAAATAA
- a CDS encoding glycoside hydrolase family 19 protein, translating into MLKKSIYENVILDVDAMFDDGKMLKGSIALVTKEYDIKLPEDKNKEEYILYKEEFTVEVKDDRAEYKFVIKDIIDDNNIRQEDIAYVKGWIDVDGEGEYDREYDLEVFLEVCKELITKDMLVAMGCEEASEREDLIKALNKYCKQYEINTPIRIAHFLSQTAHESGGFKEFEEDDTYRESIAIQNNCYKKYRESPEGKDIVLEPMIKGGKQVDFKCKQPEYFNCKYGGKQENTKINPNDSNKQYYYQIEDGYKYRGRGLIQITRRSAYKNFTQRYNSKYPDDKQDFESNPNLIKEEKYAVASACDYWRNNGIVQRDINVLADNGSDDSVVLSISREINGYAQEIPNGYNDINKPLSRLQLFHKLKKYMRL; encoded by the coding sequence ATGTTAAAGAAAAGTATATATGAAAATGTAATATTAGATGTAGATGCTATGTTTGATGATGGTAAAATGTTAAAAGGAAGTATAGCATTAGTAACAAAAGAATATGATATAAAACTTCCAGAAGATAAGAATAAAGAAGAGTATATTTTATATAAAGAAGAGTTTACAGTAGAAGTAAAAGATGATAGAGCAGAATATAAATTTGTAATAAAAGATATAATAGATGATAATAATATAAGACAAGAAGATATAGCATATGTAAAGGGATGGATAGATGTTGATGGAGAGGGTGAGTATGATAGAGAGTATGATTTAGAAGTATTTTTAGAGGTTTGTAAAGAGTTGATTACAAAAGATATGTTAGTTGCTATGGGGTGTGAAGAAGCAAGTGAAAGAGAAGATTTAATTAAAGCATTAAATAAATATTGTAAGCAGTATGAGATAAATACCCCAATAAGGATTGCACATTTTTTAAGTCAAACTGCACATGAAAGTGGTGGATTTAAAGAATTTGAAGAAGATGATACCTATCGTGAAAGTATAGCTATACAAAATAATTGTTATAAGAAATATAGAGAAAGTCCTGAAGGAAAAGATATAGTTTTAGAACCAATGATAAAAGGTGGAAAACAAGTTGATTTTAAATGTAAACAACCAGAATATTTTAATTGTAAATATGGTGGAAAACAAGAAAATACTAAAATAAATCCAAACGATTCAAATAAACAATATTACTATCAAATAGAAGATGGATATAAATATCGAGGAAGAGGATTAATTCAAATAACTAGGCGAAGTGCTTATAAAAACTTTACTCAAAGATATAATTCTAAATATCCAGATGATAAACAAGACTTTGAATCAAATCCTAACTTAATAAAAGAAGAAAAATATGCTGTTGCTTCAGCTTGTGACTATTGGAGAAATAATGGTATTGTACAAAGAGATATAAATGTTTTAGCTGATAATGGTTCAGATGATAGTGTTGTATTAAGTATAAGTAGAGAAATAAACGGTTATGCACAAGAAATACCAAATGGTTACAATGATATAAATAAACCATTAAGTAGATTACAATTATTTCATAAGCTCAAAAAATATATGAGATTATAA